From the Silurus meridionalis isolate SWU-2019-XX chromosome 5, ASM1480568v1, whole genome shotgun sequence genome, one window contains:
- the cplx2 gene encoding complexin-2: MDFVMKQALGGATKDMGKMLGGEEEKDPDAQKKEEERQEALRQQEEERKAKHARMEAEREKVRQSIRDKYGLKKKEEKEAEEKAAMEQACEGSLTRPKKAIPAGCGDDDDEDEESILDTVLKFLPGPLQDMFKK; this comes from the exons ATGGATTTTGTAATGAAGCAAGCACTGGGAG GGGCCACCAAAGACATGGGGAAAATGTTAGGtggagaagaggaaaaagacCCAGATGCccagaagaaagaagaggagaggCAGGAGGCACTGCGGCAacaagaggaggagaggaaggcTAAGCATGCTCGCATggaggcagagagagaaaaggtcaGACAGAGCATCAGAGATAAG taCGGActgaagaagaaagaggagaaggaggctGAGGAGAAAGCGGCAATGGAGCAAGCCTGCGAAGGTTCACTAACTCGCCCGAAAAAGGCCATTCCGGCAGGGTGCGGGGATGACGACGATGAAGACGAGGAGAGCATTTTGGACACAGTTCTGAAATTTTTGCCGGGACCTCTTCAGgacatgtttaaaaagtaa
- the thoc3 gene encoding THO complex subunit 3 has protein sequence MAAMASMASSYYHEMHENFKNNSKSREFPAHSAKVHSVAWSCDGRRLASGSFDKTASVFVLEKDRLVKENNYRGHGDSVDQLCWHPTNPDLFVTASGDKTIRIWDVRTTKCMATVSTKGENINICWSPDGQTIAVGNKDDVVTFIDAKSHRPRAEEQFKFEVNEISWNNDNDMFFLTNGNGCINILSYPELKLIQSINAHPSNCICIKFDPTGKYFATGSADALVSLWDVEELVCVRCFSRLDWPVRTLSFSHDGKMLASASEDHFIDIAEVETGEKLWEVQCESPTFTVAWHPKRPLLAYACDDKEGKYDSNREAGTVKLFGLPNDS, from the exons ATGGCGGCAATGGCGTCAATGGCGTCCTCCTATTATCATGAAATGCACGAGAATTTCAAGAACAACAGCAAAAGTCGGGAGTTTCCGGCTCATAGCGCGAAAGTTCACTCTGTCGCTTGGAGCTGTGATGGACGACGACTAGCTTCGGGTTCATTCGACAAAACCGCCAGTGTTTTTGTCCTCGAAAAAGACCGTCTG GTGAAGGAGAATAACTACAGAGGACATGGAGACAGTGTTGATCAGCTGTGCTGGCATCCAACCAACCCAGATCTGTTTGTTACTGCATCGGGAGACAAAACCATCCGGATCTGGGACGTCCGGACTACTAAATGCATGGCGACGGTCAGCACGAAAG GAGAGAACATCAACATATGTTGGAGTCCTGATGGTCAGACCATCGCTGTTGGGAATAAGGATGATGTGGTGACGTTCATTGATGCAAAGAGTCACCGTCCTCGTGCTGAAGAGCAGTTCAAATTTGAGGTCAACGAGATTTCTTGGAACAACGACAACGATATGTTCTTTTTGACCAACGGCAATGGCTGCATTAACATTTTGAG CTATCCTGAACTAAAGCTTATCCAGTCCATTAATGCCCATCCATCTAACTGTATATGCATTAAATTTGATCCCACTGGAAAATATTTTGCTACTGGAAGTGCTGATGCTCTGGTCAGTCTGTGGGATGTTGAGGAGCTGGTGTGTGTTCGCTGTTTCTCTAG GTTAGACTGGCCAGTGAGGACCCTGAGTTTTAGTCACGATGGCAAAATGTTGGCTTCAGCCTCTGAAGATCACTTTATTGACATTGCTGAAGTAGAGACAG GGGAGAAGCTTTGGGAAGTGCAGTGCGAGTCACCAACCTTCACCGTAGCCTGGCACCCGAAAAGGCCTCTGCTGGCGTACGCCTGTGACGATAAGGAGGGCAAATACGACAGCAATCGGGAGGCAGGGACCGTAAAGCTCTTTGGCCTTCCTAATGACTCTTAA